The following coding sequences lie in one Arthrobacter sp. PGP41 genomic window:
- the ctaC gene encoding aa3-type cytochrome oxidase subunit II, which produces MSSQNRTGSRRKTITTITSLAIAGALVLTGCSPEVEKGWLPTERGTTSNTDRIMDLWVNSWIAALVVGIITWGLIVWCLVAYRRRKGTVGFPRQTSFNLPLEVFYLTIPLFMVVVFFYFTDRDQQAIDNRSQPADVVVDVRGKQWAWDFNYKAGDVIQEDVHEAGVQAHLTGNTIDKEKLPTLYLPVNKSVDLELNARDVIHSFWVPAFLQKRDMIPGKTNYIRFTPTKEGTYDGKCAELCGEYHSEMLFRVKVVSESEFQAHMNELREAGNTGLLGVEYDRNPNVNEIK; this is translated from the coding sequence GTGAGTTCGCAGAACCGAACCGGCAGCCGACGCAAAACGATCACAACGATCACAAGCTTGGCAATTGCCGGCGCGTTGGTTTTGACCGGATGTTCGCCAGAGGTAGAGAAAGGGTGGCTGCCCACTGAACGTGGCACCACCAGCAACACCGACCGCATCATGGACCTCTGGGTCAACTCATGGATTGCCGCCCTGGTTGTGGGCATCATTACCTGGGGCCTGATCGTCTGGTGCCTTGTTGCTTACCGCCGCCGCAAGGGCACGGTGGGGTTTCCGCGGCAGACCAGCTTCAACCTGCCCCTCGAAGTCTTTTACCTGACCATCCCCCTGTTCATGGTTGTGGTGTTCTTCTACTTCACCGACCGCGACCAGCAGGCGATTGACAACCGCTCCCAGCCTGCCGACGTCGTTGTTGACGTCCGTGGCAAGCAGTGGGCGTGGGACTTCAACTACAAGGCCGGCGACGTCATCCAGGAGGATGTCCACGAGGCCGGGGTGCAGGCGCACCTTACGGGCAACACCATCGATAAGGAAAAGCTGCCCACGCTGTACCTGCCGGTCAACAAGTCTGTTGACCTTGAGCTCAACGCACGCGACGTCATCCACTCCTTCTGGGTACCCGCCTTCCTCCAGAAGCGCGACATGATCCCGGGCAAGACCAACTACATCAGGTTCACCCCCACCAAAGAGGGCACCTACGACGGCAAGTGTGCCGAACTTTGCGGCGAGTACCACTCCGAAATGCTGTTCCGCGTCAAGGTGGTGTCGGAATCCGAATTCCAGGCCCACATGAACGAGCTGCGCGAAGCAGGCAACACGGGTCTCCTCGGCGTCGAGTACGACCGCAACCCGAACGTGAACGAAATTAAGTAA
- a CDS encoding HesB/IscA family protein has translation MSTATNENSTGTTSTASDELPVHEVKLTDVAAGKVRSLLEQEGRTDLRLRVAVQPGGCSGLIYQLYFDERLLDGDAVRDYDGVEVVVDKMSVPYLSGASIDFEDTISKQGFTIDNPNAGGSCACGDSFH, from the coding sequence ATGAGCACCGCAACCAATGAGAACAGCACAGGTACCACCAGCACGGCCAGTGACGAACTGCCCGTCCACGAGGTCAAGCTGACCGACGTCGCAGCGGGCAAGGTACGCAGTCTTCTCGAGCAGGAAGGCCGTACGGATCTGCGCCTCCGGGTTGCAGTGCAGCCCGGCGGCTGCTCCGGACTGATTTACCAGCTCTACTTCGATGAGCGGCTCCTGGACGGTGACGCAGTCCGGGACTATGACGGCGTCGAGGTTGTCGTGGACAAGATGAGCGTTCCGTACCTCAGCGGTGCCAGCATCGACTTCGAGGACACCATCTCCAAGCAGGGCTTCACCATCGACAACCCGAACGCGGGCGGCTCTTGCGCGTGTGGGGATTCGTTCCACTAA
- a CDS encoding dipeptidase — protein MTSSPTGTPQNHNGLPSPGLDRNSWTEDLRSSIDQSFNQTLARLKELVAIPGIAWPSFDRAPLERSAEVVAELLRGVGLGNVQILGCDKPDGTPGGPAVVAQRPAADGKPTILLYAHHDVQPAGDQSLWETEPFTAVEKDGRLYGRGAADDKAGIMAHLAAYAAVTEVLGNSLGLGVTFFFEGEEEAGSPTFRSFLEANRELLRADVIVVADSSNWKVGVPALTTSLRGLVDGTIEVQVLDHAVHSGMYGGPVLDAPTLLSRLIATLHDEEGNVAIEGLVARDTATVDLSEEDYRADASVLDGVRLAGSGSIASRLWTKPALSIIGFDAPSVDAASNTLLPRARAKFSLRLAPGQVPDEAMEAVRRHVEANAPFGAKVTFTPGESGNPFLTDTSSPAASLAMWALGEAWGVKAVETGIGGSIPFIADLTELYPDVQILVTGVEDPDSRAHSANESLHLGDFRKAILAEALLLARINDQGLQDRFHGGPRA, from the coding sequence ATGACTTCATCGCCGACGGGCACGCCGCAAAACCACAATGGCCTTCCATCCCCGGGCCTTGACCGAAACAGCTGGACGGAAGACCTTCGTTCGTCCATTGACCAGTCCTTCAACCAGACCTTGGCCCGGCTCAAGGAGCTGGTCGCCATCCCCGGCATCGCCTGGCCAAGCTTTGACCGGGCCCCGCTGGAACGCAGCGCCGAAGTTGTAGCGGAACTGCTCCGCGGCGTGGGACTCGGAAACGTCCAGATCCTTGGCTGCGACAAGCCTGACGGCACCCCGGGAGGGCCCGCCGTCGTCGCCCAACGGCCTGCCGCCGACGGCAAGCCGACGATCCTGCTCTATGCCCACCACGATGTCCAGCCCGCGGGTGATCAGAGTCTGTGGGAGACGGAACCGTTCACCGCCGTCGAGAAGGACGGACGCCTGTACGGCCGCGGCGCGGCGGACGATAAAGCCGGCATCATGGCGCACCTGGCGGCGTACGCAGCAGTTACGGAGGTGCTCGGGAACTCGCTGGGGCTCGGCGTCACGTTCTTCTTTGAGGGCGAGGAAGAAGCCGGCTCGCCCACGTTCCGCTCATTCCTGGAGGCAAACCGGGAACTGCTCCGGGCCGACGTCATTGTCGTCGCTGATTCCAGCAACTGGAAGGTGGGGGTCCCGGCGCTGACCACCAGCCTGCGGGGACTGGTGGACGGAACCATTGAAGTCCAGGTCCTCGACCACGCTGTGCACTCCGGCATGTACGGGGGACCGGTGCTGGATGCGCCCACCCTCCTGTCGCGCCTCATCGCCACCCTGCATGACGAGGAAGGAAATGTCGCCATCGAGGGACTGGTGGCAAGGGATACAGCCACGGTTGACCTTTCCGAGGAAGACTACCGGGCAGATGCTTCAGTGCTCGACGGCGTACGGCTGGCAGGGTCGGGCAGCATCGCCTCGCGGTTGTGGACCAAACCGGCCCTGTCCATCATCGGATTCGACGCACCCTCAGTGGACGCGGCATCGAACACCCTGTTGCCCCGCGCCCGGGCGAAGTTCAGCCTGCGCCTTGCCCCCGGCCAGGTCCCGGACGAAGCCATGGAGGCTGTGCGCCGGCATGTCGAGGCCAACGCGCCCTTCGGCGCGAAGGTGACCTTCACGCCTGGGGAAAGCGGCAACCCCTTCCTGACTGACACGTCGTCGCCGGCAGCATCACTGGCCATGTGGGCCCTGGGTGAGGCCTGGGGGGTCAAGGCCGTGGAAACAGGGATCGGCGGATCCATTCCCTTTATCGCCGACCTCACGGAACTGTATCCGGACGTGCAGATCCTGGTGACCGGTGTGGAGGATCCGGACTCCCGGGCGCACAGTGCGAACGAATCCCTGCACCTTGGCGACTTCCGCAAGGCCATCCTCGCCGAGGCCCTGCTCCTGGCCCGGATTAATGACCAGGGACTGCAGGACCGCTTCCATGGCGGCCCCAGGGCCTGA
- a CDS encoding DUF3043 domain-containing protein → MFGRKKEAPSAQQTVDQQAAEPGRPEGLGGKGAPTPTRKAQEAARRRPLVPEDRKASKAAERQAIQDQRLKMRQALDTGDERFLPLRDKGPQKRFARDYVDARFSLGEYLMFGALVFVLVSLVVPASSDLMIYVLGGFWVMFLAVFVDVFILSRQLRKRLTAKFGEVERGTVWYGSMRSLQFRKLRLPKPQVKRGQYPA, encoded by the coding sequence GTGTTCGGACGTAAAAAGGAAGCGCCCTCGGCGCAGCAAACAGTAGACCAACAGGCTGCAGAGCCGGGGCGGCCAGAGGGATTGGGCGGCAAGGGGGCCCCAACTCCCACGCGTAAGGCACAGGAGGCGGCCCGCCGGCGGCCACTGGTCCCGGAGGACCGTAAAGCCTCCAAGGCTGCCGAGCGCCAGGCAATCCAGGACCAGCGGCTTAAGATGCGCCAGGCCCTGGACACCGGTGACGAAAGGTTCCTGCCGCTGCGTGACAAGGGTCCCCAGAAACGGTTTGCCCGCGATTATGTTGACGCGCGTTTCAGCCTCGGTGAGTACTTGATGTTCGGCGCCCTCGTGTTCGTCCTGGTGTCGCTGGTGGTTCCGGCGTCCAGTGACTTGATGATCTACGTCCTTGGCGGTTTCTGGGTGATGTTCCTGGCCGTCTTCGTGGACGTGTTCATCCTGTCCCGCCAGCTTCGCAAGCGGCTGACCGCGAAGTTCGGCGAGGTGGAGCGCGGAACCGTGTGGTACGGCTCCATGCGTTCCCTGCAGTTCCGCAAGCTCCGTCTCCCCAAGCCCCAGGTCAAGCGCGGCCAGTACCCGGCCTGA
- a CDS encoding quinone-dependent dihydroorotate dehydrogenase, which yields MRVYPTFFRLAFSWMDAERAHKIGFKGIRLAHRSGAGKLLAKLTAPAPSLQTTAFGITFPSPFGLAAGFDKEGHGIEALTELGFGHVEVGTITGQAQPGNEKPRLFRLVEDRAVINRMGFNNDGATAVAPRLKAARAALQRRHRRVRPVIGVNIGKTKTVELTDAVEDYLVSARSLAPAADYLVVNVSSPNTPGLRLLQDVESLRPLLTAVGQEADRSAGRHVPLLVKIAPDLSDEDIDDVARLALDLKLDGIIATNTTIARDGLSTPAEEVERCGAGGLSGAPLKQRSLDVLRRLKQVTGDALTLVAVGGVETAQDVRDRLDAGATLVQGYTAFLYEGPFWAARINRELAKSRRT from the coding sequence ATGCGCGTTTATCCCACATTCTTCAGGCTGGCCTTTTCATGGATGGACGCGGAGCGCGCCCACAAGATCGGATTCAAGGGCATCAGGCTGGCGCATCGCTCCGGCGCCGGGAAGCTGCTGGCGAAGCTGACGGCTCCCGCACCGTCACTCCAGACCACGGCTTTTGGAATAACCTTTCCGTCGCCCTTCGGGCTTGCCGCCGGCTTCGACAAGGAAGGCCATGGGATCGAGGCCCTGACGGAGCTTGGCTTCGGCCACGTGGAGGTGGGTACCATCACCGGGCAGGCCCAGCCGGGCAACGAGAAACCGCGGCTCTTCCGCCTGGTGGAGGACCGGGCGGTCATCAACCGCATGGGATTCAATAACGACGGCGCAACCGCCGTGGCCCCGCGGCTCAAGGCCGCGCGAGCCGCCCTACAGCGCCGGCACCGGCGCGTTCGCCCCGTTATCGGCGTCAATATCGGCAAGACCAAAACAGTGGAGCTTACCGATGCCGTGGAGGATTACCTCGTCAGTGCCCGCAGCCTTGCACCTGCTGCGGACTACCTGGTGGTTAACGTAAGCTCGCCCAATACTCCCGGCCTGCGGCTGCTGCAGGACGTGGAGTCGCTCCGGCCGCTGCTGACGGCTGTGGGCCAGGAAGCGGACAGGTCGGCAGGCCGCCACGTCCCCCTGCTTGTGAAGATCGCCCCGGACCTCAGCGACGAGGATATCGACGACGTCGCGCGCCTGGCCCTGGACCTCAAGCTGGACGGCATTATCGCCACCAACACCACCATCGCCAGGGACGGCCTGTCCACACCAGCGGAAGAGGTGGAAAGATGCGGCGCCGGAGGGCTCTCGGGCGCGCCGCTGAAGCAGCGCTCCCTCGACGTACTTCGCCGGCTGAAGCAGGTCACCGGTGACGCCCTCACCTTGGTGGCCGTGGGCGGCGTTGAAACGGCACAGGACGTCCGGGACAGGCTCGACGCCGGGGCTACCCTGGTCCAGGGCTATACGGCCTTCCTCTATGAAGGACCGTTCTGGGCTGCCCGGATCAACCGCGAACTGGCGAAGAGCCGCCGGACCTAG
- a CDS encoding alpha/beta hydrolase, translating into MEWQQDILGADFESHAFRATGPDGVERAATLVRFRPALEKLPPFPGRRRAVLFLHGWSDYFFNADLARFWSTAGYDFYALDMHNHGRSLRPDLPGGYVADLMDYDAEIEAAFQLICQDGADPLLTLMGHSTGGLVAALWASRHPGRVSRLVLNSPWLEMHGSSLVRRAASRMVAPVARFRPEAVLRLPERGFYWRTISSSAEGEWTLDDRYRPPMAFPVRAGWLNAVLSGHSKVARGLNINVPILVLLSGGSANGLFWSEEMRRTDAVLDVNIIAARALTLGRTVTVERIDGALHDVFLSPAAVRADAYARLARWLRAYGDDDPEPSESSKSG; encoded by the coding sequence ATGGAATGGCAGCAGGACATCCTGGGCGCTGACTTTGAGTCTCATGCCTTCCGCGCCACGGGGCCGGACGGGGTGGAGCGCGCGGCCACCCTGGTCCGGTTCCGCCCCGCACTGGAGAAGTTGCCTCCATTCCCGGGCCGGCGCAGGGCCGTCCTGTTCCTGCATGGCTGGAGCGACTATTTCTTCAACGCGGACCTTGCCCGCTTCTGGTCCACGGCGGGTTACGACTTTTACGCACTGGACATGCACAACCACGGCCGGAGCCTGCGTCCGGATCTCCCGGGCGGATACGTCGCCGACCTCATGGATTACGATGCCGAAATAGAAGCTGCGTTCCAGCTGATCTGCCAGGACGGCGCGGACCCCTTGCTCACCCTTATGGGCCATTCGACTGGAGGGCTGGTGGCGGCGCTGTGGGCCAGCCGGCATCCCGGCAGGGTCTCCCGGCTTGTCCTGAACAGCCCGTGGCTGGAAATGCACGGCAGCTCACTGGTGCGGCGTGCGGCGTCCAGGATGGTGGCACCTGTTGCGCGGTTCCGGCCCGAAGCCGTGCTCCGGCTTCCGGAGCGCGGGTTCTACTGGCGGACCATCAGCAGCTCGGCCGAAGGTGAGTGGACCCTGGATGACCGGTACCGTCCCCCGATGGCATTTCCCGTGCGGGCCGGCTGGCTCAATGCCGTGCTGTCCGGGCACTCCAAGGTGGCGCGGGGCCTCAACATAAACGTTCCCATCCTTGTCCTGTTGTCCGGCGGCAGCGCCAACGGCCTCTTCTGGTCTGAGGAGATGCGGCGGACGGATGCCGTACTTGACGTCAACATCATTGCCGCGCGTGCCCTGACGCTTGGCCGCACGGTGACGGTGGAACGGATAGACGGCGCCCTTCATGACGTGTTCCTCTCCCCTGCTGCAGTGCGGGCCGACGCCTACGCCCGGTTAGCACGCTGGCTCAGGGCATACGGGGACGATGACCCGGAGCCATCCGAGAGTTCGAAGAGCGGATGA
- a CDS encoding isoprenyl transferase → MALGKKNPSSRKRTHPVVAPYPHPSGAVAPSIPAEFIPRHVAIVMDGNGRWANQRGLPRIEGHKAGEPALLDVMAGAIELGIEYVSVYAFSTENWRRSPEEVRFLMGFNKDVLRRQRNQLDEWGVRVRWSGRRPRLWGSVIRELEEAEEFTAGNTTCTLTMCVNYGGRAEITDAVSAIATEVAAGRLKPGAITERTIQKYLDEPDLPDVDLFLRSSGEQRLSNFMLWQSAYAEFVFMDTLWPDVDRRTLWTAVEEYAQRDRRYGGAVDAATPAGS, encoded by the coding sequence GTGGCCCTCGGCAAAAAGAACCCCTCGTCCAGAAAGCGCACCCACCCGGTGGTTGCCCCGTACCCGCATCCGTCCGGAGCCGTGGCGCCCTCCATCCCCGCAGAGTTCATTCCACGCCATGTGGCGATCGTGATGGACGGGAACGGGCGCTGGGCCAACCAGCGCGGACTGCCGCGGATAGAAGGGCACAAGGCAGGGGAGCCGGCGCTGCTGGACGTCATGGCGGGGGCGATAGAACTCGGCATCGAGTATGTCAGCGTGTACGCCTTTTCCACGGAAAACTGGCGCCGGTCTCCGGAGGAAGTGCGCTTCCTGATGGGATTTAACAAGGATGTGCTGCGCCGGCAAAGAAACCAGCTCGATGAATGGGGCGTGCGCGTCCGCTGGTCCGGACGCCGGCCGCGGCTGTGGGGCTCGGTCATCCGGGAGCTGGAAGAGGCCGAGGAGTTCACGGCAGGCAACACCACCTGCACGTTGACCATGTGTGTTAATTACGGCGGCCGGGCTGAAATTACCGACGCTGTCTCGGCCATCGCCACCGAGGTTGCCGCAGGCAGGTTGAAACCTGGTGCCATCACCGAGCGGACAATCCAGAAGTACCTCGACGAGCCGGACCTGCCGGACGTTGACCTGTTCCTCCGCAGTTCGGGCGAGCAGCGGCTGTCCAATTTCATGCTTTGGCAGTCGGCCTATGCCGAGTTCGTTTTCATGGACACGCTGTGGCCCGACGTCGACCGCCGGACGCTGTGGACGGCAGTGGAGGAGTACGCCCAGCGGGACCGCCGGTACGGCGGGGCGGTGGATGCCGCAACACCCGCGGGCTCCTAG
- the recO gene encoding DNA repair protein RecO, protein MAQHSFASRAYRDDAVVLRTHKLGEADRIITLLTKHHGQVRAVAKGVRRTSSRFGARLEPFMVADLQLVSGKTLDIVTQAVAKGAYGGSIAADYGRYTVAAAMTETAEKLTDVDGEAGTAQYNLLVGALGALSRDEHAAGLILDSYLLRALATGGWAPSFTDCARCGVPGPHNAFSAPLGGMVCSGCRPPGSPAPAPETVVLLAALLTGDWTTADGSLPPHRKEAAGLVAAYLQWHLERVLKSLKHVERS, encoded by the coding sequence GTGGCCCAACACTCTTTCGCCTCCCGCGCATACCGGGACGACGCCGTCGTACTGCGCACCCATAAGCTGGGCGAGGCGGACCGGATCATCACCCTCCTGACCAAGCACCACGGCCAGGTGCGGGCTGTTGCCAAGGGGGTCCGGCGCACCAGCAGCCGGTTCGGAGCCCGCCTTGAGCCCTTTATGGTGGCGGACCTGCAGCTTGTTTCCGGCAAGACGCTGGACATCGTCACCCAGGCGGTGGCCAAGGGCGCTTACGGCGGCAGCATTGCCGCCGATTACGGCCGGTACACGGTGGCGGCGGCGATGACCGAGACGGCGGAGAAACTGACCGACGTCGACGGGGAGGCAGGAACTGCCCAGTACAACCTGCTTGTGGGTGCGCTGGGCGCCCTGAGCAGGGATGAACACGCCGCCGGCCTGATCCTCGACTCCTATCTGCTGCGGGCGTTGGCCACCGGCGGCTGGGCCCCAAGCTTTACGGACTGCGCCCGCTGCGGGGTCCCCGGCCCCCATAACGCTTTCTCGGCGCCACTGGGAGGTATGGTCTGCAGCGGATGCAGGCCCCCAGGATCGCCGGCGCCGGCGCCGGAAACCGTGGTCCTCCTGGCGGCACTGCTGACCGGCGACTGGACCACGGCGGACGGCTCCCTTCCGCCACACCGGAAAGAGGCCGCGGGCCTGGTGGCGGCGTACCTGCAATGGCATCTTGAACGAGTCCTGAAGTCCCTCAAACATGTGGAGCGAAGCTGA
- the leuA gene encoding 2-isopropylmalate synthase, with translation MRNAQKPSGMPAHRYTPFQDQIKVELPDRTWPDKIITKAPRWCAVDLRDGNQALIDPMSPARKMKMFDLLVRMGYKEIEVGFPSASQTDFDFVRQLIEGNHIPDDVTIQVLTQAREHLIERTYESLVGAKQAIVHLYNSTSVLQRRVVFNQDEDGILDIALQGARLCKKYEETLADTHVTYEYSPESFTGTELEYAVRVCNAVADVFEASADRQVIINLPATVEMATPNVYADSIEWMSRHLHPREGIILSLHPHNDRGTGVAAAELGYMAGADRIEGCLFGNGERTGNVDLVTLGLNLFVQGIDPMIDFSNIDDVRRTVEYCNQLPVPERSPYGGDLVFTAFSGSHQDAIKKGFEALERDAAAAGKAVEDFTWQVPYLPVDPKDLGRSYEAVIRVNSQSGKGGVAYLLKNEHSLDLPRRAQIEFSGVIQKRTDTVGGEVSGAQLWQVFQDEYLPSGKADGQWGRYSLGAVKTETDDDGGMTLHASLTVDGVQVQRTGTGNGPIAALLSILREDGVDVRVLDYSEHALSEGGNAMAAAYVECAVGERVLWGVGIDANTSMSSLKAVISAVNRAIRDARA, from the coding sequence ATGCGAAACGCACAGAAGCCCTCAGGAATGCCCGCCCACCGCTACACGCCGTTCCAGGACCAGATCAAGGTGGAGCTGCCGGACCGCACGTGGCCGGACAAGATCATCACCAAAGCTCCCCGCTGGTGTGCGGTGGACCTGCGTGACGGCAACCAGGCCCTGATTGATCCGATGAGCCCTGCCCGCAAAATGAAGATGTTCGATCTGCTGGTGCGGATGGGCTACAAGGAGATCGAGGTAGGTTTCCCCTCTGCTTCCCAGACGGATTTCGACTTTGTCCGCCAGCTCATTGAAGGCAACCACATCCCGGACGACGTCACCATCCAGGTCCTCACCCAGGCCCGCGAGCACCTGATCGAGCGGACCTACGAATCCCTGGTGGGCGCCAAGCAGGCCATCGTCCATCTATACAACTCCACCTCGGTCCTGCAGCGCCGGGTGGTCTTCAACCAGGATGAGGACGGCATCCTGGACATCGCACTCCAGGGCGCCCGCCTGTGCAAGAAGTACGAGGAAACCCTCGCGGACACGCACGTGACCTACGAGTACTCCCCGGAGTCCTTTACCGGCACGGAGCTGGAATACGCTGTGCGGGTCTGCAACGCCGTCGCCGATGTTTTCGAAGCCTCCGCGGACCGCCAGGTCATCATCAACCTGCCCGCCACTGTGGAAATGGCCACCCCCAACGTTTACGCCGACTCCATCGAGTGGATGAGCCGCCACCTGCATCCCCGCGAAGGCATCATCCTCTCCCTGCACCCCCACAACGACCGCGGCACCGGCGTAGCGGCCGCGGAACTGGGTTACATGGCGGGCGCCGACCGGATCGAGGGCTGCCTTTTCGGCAACGGCGAACGGACCGGCAACGTTGACCTGGTAACCCTCGGACTGAACCTGTTTGTCCAGGGCATCGACCCCATGATCGACTTCTCCAACATCGACGACGTCCGCCGGACCGTGGAGTACTGCAACCAGCTCCCCGTCCCCGAGCGCTCACCCTATGGCGGCGACCTCGTTTTTACGGCGTTCTCCGGCTCCCACCAGGACGCCATCAAGAAGGGATTCGAGGCGTTGGAACGGGACGCCGCGGCCGCCGGCAAGGCAGTGGAAGACTTCACGTGGCAGGTGCCGTACCTGCCCGTGGACCCCAAGGACCTGGGCCGCAGCTACGAGGCCGTTATCAGGGTCAACTCGCAGTCCGGCAAGGGCGGTGTGGCCTACCTGCTCAAGAACGAGCACAGCCTGGACCTGCCGCGCCGCGCCCAGATCGAGTTCTCCGGCGTGATCCAAAAGCGCACGGACACCGTTGGCGGGGAAGTAAGCGGCGCCCAGCTGTGGCAGGTCTTCCAGGATGAGTACCTGCCCTCCGGGAAGGCAGACGGGCAGTGGGGACGCTACTCCCTGGGTGCAGTCAAAACAGAAACGGATGACGACGGCGGCATGACGCTTCACGCTTCCCTCACCGTGGACGGCGTGCAGGTCCAGCGAACCGGGACCGGCAACGGGCCCATTGCGGCCCTGCTGAGCATCCTGCGCGAAGACGGCGTGGATGTCCGGGTCCTCGACTACAGCGAACACGCCCTTTCGGAGGGCGGCAATGCCATGGCTGCCGCCTACGTCGAATGCGCCGTGGGGGAACGGGTCCTGTGGGGCGTGGGCATTGACGCCAACACCAGCATGTCGTCGCTGAAGGCCGTCATTTCTGCCGTGAACCGCGCCATCCGGGACGCCCGGGCCTGA
- a CDS encoding M13 family metallopeptidase yields the protein MPISGIDLSTIDHTVRPQDDLYQHVNGAWLKAAEIPDDRPLEGAFTALRDGSEIAVREIIEEAAAKGEAASGIERKIGDLYNSFMDEAVVEAKGIEPIRQRLAAVFATTSVAELVSLAGRLFRADVGGLFYIYPAPDAGNPDRILLYTGQGGLGLPDESYYREEKFAPMVTAYTAHVKTMLELAGVADAGAAAGRVVELETKLASHHWDNVTLRDPQKTYNLKTADEASALFPLLTTWFEAAGIDEAKRQEVVMSTPPFFDGAAALLESEPLAHWQEWLALRVVSAAAPYLSSSFVDANFAFYGTTLSGTPRNKNRWKRGVAVVEAALGEAVGQIYVARHFPETHKARMQALVANLIEAYRQSITAVGWMGEATKAEALRKLEGFRAKIGYPEEWIDYSAVEIDPADLLGNVERAHNADVDRHLDEVGKPVDRNKWLMTPQTVNAYYHPMMNEIVFPAAILQPPFFTADADDAVNYGGIGAVIGHEIGHGFDDQGSQFDGGGALRNWWTDEDRQAFEKLTAKLVAQFDALSPSAAPGHNVNGRLTLGENIGDLAGLAIAYKAYRIGLDGKEPDVLDGLTGDQRFFASWAAGWRQVIRQEEAIRRLATDPHSPNEFRTNAIARNLDAFHESFEVSEQDGMWMPPAERVSIW from the coding sequence GTGCCCATATCGGGGATCGACCTGTCCACCATCGACCACACCGTCCGGCCGCAGGATGACCTGTACCAGCACGTCAACGGTGCCTGGCTGAAGGCCGCGGAAATCCCTGACGACCGTCCGCTTGAAGGAGCCTTCACGGCGCTCCGGGACGGTTCAGAGATCGCTGTCCGGGAAATCATTGAAGAGGCAGCGGCCAAGGGTGAAGCCGCCAGCGGAATCGAGCGGAAGATCGGGGACCTCTACAACAGCTTCATGGACGAGGCCGTTGTTGAAGCGAAGGGCATCGAACCTATCCGGCAGAGGTTGGCGGCCGTGTTCGCCACAACCTCCGTGGCTGAGCTCGTGTCCCTGGCAGGGCGGCTCTTCCGGGCCGATGTTGGCGGGCTCTTCTATATCTACCCGGCCCCTGACGCGGGCAACCCCGACCGGATTCTGCTGTACACCGGGCAGGGCGGACTCGGCCTCCCCGACGAGTCGTACTACCGGGAAGAAAAGTTCGCACCGATGGTTACGGCGTACACAGCCCATGTGAAGACCATGCTTGAGCTGGCCGGGGTTGCGGACGCCGGTGCCGCCGCCGGGCGGGTGGTGGAGCTGGAGACCAAGCTCGCGTCCCACCACTGGGACAATGTCACGCTGAGGGACCCGCAAAAGACATACAACCTGAAGACCGCGGATGAAGCGTCCGCGCTGTTCCCGCTGCTCACCACATGGTTTGAAGCCGCCGGCATCGACGAGGCCAAACGCCAGGAAGTTGTGATGAGCACCCCGCCGTTCTTCGATGGCGCCGCGGCGCTCCTCGAGTCCGAGCCGCTGGCCCACTGGCAGGAATGGCTCGCCCTGCGGGTGGTAAGTGCCGCGGCCCCCTACCTTTCGTCGTCGTTCGTCGATGCCAATTTCGCCTTCTACGGAACCACGCTCAGCGGCACCCCGCGGAACAAGAACCGCTGGAAGCGCGGTGTCGCCGTCGTCGAAGCGGCGCTTGGCGAAGCTGTGGGACAGATCTACGTGGCCCGGCACTTCCCGGAGACCCACAAGGCCCGCATGCAGGCGCTCGTTGCCAACCTGATTGAGGCCTACCGGCAGAGCATCACGGCCGTGGGCTGGATGGGAGAGGCCACGAAGGCGGAAGCGCTGCGGAAACTGGAGGGGTTCCGGGCGAAAATAGGCTACCCGGAGGAATGGATTGATTACTCCGCCGTGGAGATCGACCCGGCTGACCTGCTGGGCAATGTGGAACGTGCACATAATGCCGACGTCGACCGGCACCTTGATGAGGTGGGCAAGCCGGTGGACCGCAACAAGTGGCTCATGACCCCGCAAACGGTCAACGCGTACTACCACCCGATGATGAACGAAATAGTGTTTCCGGCAGCGATCCTGCAGCCCCCGTTCTTCACAGCCGATGCTGACGACGCGGTGAACTACGGCGGCATCGGGGCTGTCATCGGGCACGAGATCGGCCATGGTTTTGATGACCAGGGTTCCCAGTTCGACGGCGGCGGGGCGCTGCGGAACTGGTGGACGGACGAGGACCGGCAGGCTTTCGAAAAGCTCACCGCCAAACTCGTGGCCCAATTCGATGCCCTGTCACCCTCCGCGGCGCCAGGACACAACGTCAACGGCCGGCTCACGCTTGGCGAAAACATTGGCGACCTGGCAGGACTGGCGATCGCGTACAAGGCCTACCGGATCGGCCTTGACGGCAAGGAACCGGATGTCCTTGACGGCCTGACCGGGGACCAGCGCTTCTTCGCCTCGTGGGCCGCCGGCTGGCGGCAGGTCATTCGGCAGGAGGAGGCCATCCGCCGCCTCGCGACGGACCCGCACTCCCCCAACGAGTTCCGCACCAATGCCATTGCCAGGAACCTCGACGCTTTCCACGAGTCATTCGAGGTTTCCGAACAGGACGGCATGTGGATGCCTCCCGCGGAACGCGTCAGTATCTGGTAA